TCCAAACAGATATATCTCTCCTTCGCTAGGAATTAAAATTCCCATCATAAGTTTAAGCAATGTACTCTTTCCACCACCATTAGGTCCTATAATTGCAAGGAAGTCTCTCTTTTCAACCTCAAGTGATACATCTTCAAGTACTAACTGTCCATCATATGAAAAAGATAGATTTGATACTTTTACAACAGCTGAACTCATCTATTCGCTTTACAAATATTTTTGGCAATTTGAATAAGATTTTCAGCCCAGTTTAGTGCAACTGGATCAGCTTCAATAATCTTTGCACCAATTGAAGTAGCTATTACTTTTGCCGTACGTTTTGAAAACTGAGGTTGAACAAAAAGTATTTTTACACCCTCTTCTTTGGCTTCGTGAATAATATTGACCAACTCTTTTGACTTTGGTTCTTTACCCTCCACTTCAATTGGTATCTGTTCTAAGCCATAATCCTTGGCAAAATAGCCCCAAGATGGGTGAAAGACCATCATTGCTTTGCCTTTGCACGGTTTTAAAATTTTTAAAAGCCTTCTATTAAGCTCATCAATCTCTTGTGCAAACTTATTTAAATTATTTTCATAAACTGTTTTGTGATTTGGATCTATCTTTTTCAATGCATCAGCAATATTTTTAGCTTGAATTTTTACTAGACTTGGACTTAACCAAATATGCGGATCAAGTGTTGACGATGAGTGATTGTTAGCTTCATGATGATGCTCTTGCATTGGAAGTTTTTTAATTCCTTCAGCAGTATCAATAATATTTATATTTTGATTTTGGTCTTTAAAACGAGGAAGCCATGCTTTTTCAAATGGAACACCTATTGAAAAATAGATTTGTGCCTTGGTTATTTTCTTCATTTGAGATGGCTTAGGTTCATATGTTGCTGGACTTGCTCCAGGTGAAACCATAACAGTTACATCAGCCAAGTCTCCTGCAATTTTTTTGACAAAAGTTTTTTGCGGCAATATACTGACAACAACATTAACCTTACTAAATAATAGACTAGGTAAAAATGTCAATAAACATAACACTAAAATTCTATTCATATAATACCTACCTCAACCCCATTAAACATTTTTTGAATAATAACGTGCAACATCATCCATTTTTCGACCCATATTTAAAAGCATCATATCTGCTATTACCAGTGCAGCCATTGCTTCTGCAACTACAGATCCTCTAATAGCAACACAAGGGTCATGCCGTCCTTTAAGCTCACAAGTGACCTCTTCACCGTGAATATTTAGAGTTTTCATCGGTTTAAAGATAGATGGTGTCGGCTTGAAATATACTTTAATGTCTAAAGTGTCTCCACTGCTTATGCCACCAAGTGTTCCACCGGCGTGATGAGTAACAAAACCCTCTTTTGTCATCTCATCATTATTTTCACTACCATACAATTTGGCAGATTCAACACCCTCTCCTATCTCAACTCCTTTAACAGCATTAATACCCATCATAGCTTCAGCCAACACTGCATCAAGTTTATAGTAAATTGGTTCACCAAGCCCTACAGGAACACCAGTTGCACGAACAAGTGCCGCTCCACCAATACTGTCATGAGCCTCTTTCGCTTTTAAGATCGTCTCTTTTTGTTGACTCTCAACCAACGGATCTAGAGCAAAAATTTCACTTGTTTTAGCATATTCAAAATCATACTCTTTTGCTTCAATATCACCAATTTTAAAAATTCCGCTCTTAACTTCAACACCGACTCTTTTTAACATAAGCTTTGCAATAGCACCTGCAGCAACACGAGCAGCTGTCTCTCTTGCACTACTTCTACCTCCACCTCTGTAATCACGGATGCCATACTTTTCCCAATAAGTAAAATCAGCATGACCTGGGCGGAAAAGATCTTTGATATTGCTATAATCTTTAGACTTTTGATTTGTATTGTAAATTACCATTGCAATTGGTGTTCCTGTACTGACCCCTTCAAAAACACCGCTTAAAATTTCTACACTGTCAGGCTCTTTACGTGCTGTAGCATAAGCATTTTTACCAGGTTTTCTACGGTCTAGTTCACTTTGAATAAACTCTTCATCAATCTCAAGTCCAGCAGGTACACCATCTAAAATACAACCTATAGCTTTACCGTGAGACTCTCCAAATGTAGTCATGCAAAATCGTTTACCAAATGTATTTGACATTAGTTATTATCCTCACTTCTAAGAAGTTTGAGTGCTGTATGTGCTGCCTCTTGCTGGGCAGATTTTTTACTTTTACCTTTTGCAGTAGCAAGTAGTCTGTCATTTACAAAGACCTGTACTTCAAACTCTTTGTTGTGATCAGGTCCTGTTGCATCTTTTAGTACATAATCTGGAATAACACCAAATTTTGCTTGTGTCAGTTCTTGTAGAGTTGTTTTATAATCTTTAAAAAGAGAGCTAAGGTCAATCTTCGGATAACACGCCTCGATCAGATCGATCGTAATACGTCGTACCTCATCGAGACCCGATTCGAGATAGATTGCACCCATTAATGCTTCAAACGCATTAGAAAGTAGTGAAGGTTTTTCCCGTCCTTTATTATTCTCTTCAGCTGCAGATATATAGATATAATCCCCCAAACGCAAAGCATCGGCCAATTTTTTAAAACCTGCTTCATTAACAAGTGAAGCACGCATTTTACTTAGTTCACCCTCTTTTGCTTTTGGAAATTTTACATATAGATACTCACCTACAACCAAGTCAAGTACAGCATCTCCTAAAAACTCTAAACGCTCATTATTATATGGCTTTTTATAACTTTTATGAGTCAATGCTTCTATAAGTTTTTGCCTATCTTTAAACTTATAACCAAGCTTCTCCTCAAGGGGCTTAAGCTCATCCATATGTTCCCTCCTTAAATTTTTCTGCTGTAGTACGTGCCAACTCGTCACAACGCTCATTTTCAGGATGACCGTTATGTCCTTTTACCCAAACAGCTTTAATTTTATGTGGCTTGGCTGCTTCAATATAAGACTGCCAAAGCTCAGGATTTTTAACCTTTTTAAAATTACGTTTTACCCAACCTTCCAGCCACTCATTTATACCATTTACAACATAGCTTGAATCACTGTAAATCGTAACATCACACGGCTCTTTAAGAGCTTTTAGTCCTTCAATGACTGCCATTAACTCCATTCTGTTATTGGTAGTCATTGGATCACCGCCGGTAAGCTCTTTTTCTCTGTTACCATATCTAAGGATTACACCGTAACCACCTGGTCCGGGATTTCCAAGACTTGAACCGTCACAGAATATTGTAACCTGTTTCATTTATTACCTTTGTAATTTCTCTCTCTACAATCACACTATCAAGTGCCATACATCTAGGACATCTTTCAAACGGTAAAGGAAACTGCTGTTTGCAAGATTTACAAAGATAGGCAAACTGCAATGTAGCATCATTGAATCCAGTTTTCTTTAGATGATTCAACATATCAATTAAAAACCATCCAATAGGAGGACTTGGATCAATATCTCCTCTTGCACCATAAATAGCACGCAGCTTTGGACTCTGCTTTATTTTGTCATAATCCATAAAAGAGGCAGGCAGATACCAAAAGATATCAATAAGTTGATCAATATTTGCTTCTCGTACCATTTCCCACGCACGACCAGGCTCACTTTTTAAGAGATATTCAAAAACTATGCGATCAAACTTTTTCTCTTTTTTATAAAGCGATACAACTTTTTCAATCTTTTTTTCATGTTCTAATCCAGTATCAGTTAAAATAGTTTTTAACTGAAGATATATTTTAAGATCATCAACATCTACACCCAATGCTTCAAGCGGCTCTATAACCTCTTTTGCTCTTTTAAAATCGTGCAGTCTTTCATAGACCACCATTAAGTTGTTAAGAACTCTCTTGTTTCTTGGATTAGACTTTAATATTTGTAAAAAAGTCGTTCTAGCCCTCTCTAAAAATCCAGCATGCATATAGGTTGTGCCAACTAGCTCCATTATCTCATAAATTGTAGCTTCATCCTCAATATGCTCTAACAGATATAGACCTATCTCTATAGCGTTATTATATTCACCGCTCTTTTCATATGCATGTGCCAACAGAACCAATGGCTTTGTCATTTCAGGTGTATATGGCATCGACTCAAGACTCTTTTTAACTCCATGAGTCTCAAATC
This genomic stretch from Hydrogenimonas thermophila harbors:
- a CDS encoding metal ABC transporter solute-binding protein, Zn/Mn family, with product MNRILVLCLLTFLPSLLFSKVNVVVSILPQKTFVKKIAGDLADVTVMVSPGASPATYEPKPSQMKKITKAQIYFSIGVPFEKAWLPRFKDQNQNINIIDTAEGIKKLPMQEHHHEANNHSSSTLDPHIWLSPSLVKIQAKNIADALKKIDPNHKTVYENNLNKFAQEIDELNRRLLKILKPCKGKAMMVFHPSWGYFAKDYGLEQIPIEVEGKEPKSKELVNIIHEAKEEGVKILFVQPQFSKRTAKVIATSIGAKIIEADPVALNWAENLIQIAKNICKANR
- the aroC gene encoding chorismate synthase; amino-acid sequence: MSNTFGKRFCMTTFGESHGKAIGCILDGVPAGLEIDEEFIQSELDRRKPGKNAYATARKEPDSVEILSGVFEGVSTGTPIAMVIYNTNQKSKDYSNIKDLFRPGHADFTYWEKYGIRDYRGGGRSSARETAARVAAGAIAKLMLKRVGVEVKSGIFKIGDIEAKEYDFEYAKTSEIFALDPLVESQQKETILKAKEAHDSIGGAALVRATGVPVGLGEPIYYKLDAVLAEAMMGINAVKGVEIGEGVESAKLYGSENNDEMTKEGFVTHHAGGTLGGISSGDTLDIKVYFKPTPSIFKPMKTLNIHGEEVTCELKGRHDPCVAIRGSVVAEAMAALVIADMMLLNMGRKMDDVARYYSKNV
- the rnc gene encoding ribonuclease III; the protein is MDELKPLEEKLGYKFKDRQKLIEALTHKSYKKPYNNERLEFLGDAVLDLVVGEYLYVKFPKAKEGELSKMRASLVNEAGFKKLADALRLGDYIYISAAEENNKGREKPSLLSNAFEALMGAIYLESGLDEVRRITIDLIEACYPKIDLSSLFKDYKTTLQELTQAKFGVIPDYVLKDATGPDHNKEFEVQVFVNDRLLATAKGKSKKSAQQEAAHTALKLLRSEDNN
- the rnhA gene encoding ribonuclease HI, producing MKQVTIFCDGSSLGNPGPGGYGVILRYGNREKELTGGDPMTTNNRMELMAVIEGLKALKEPCDVTIYSDSSYVVNGINEWLEGWVKRNFKKVKNPELWQSYIEAAKPHKIKAVWVKGHNGHPENERCDELARTTAEKFKEGTYG
- a CDS encoding tetratricopeptide repeat protein — translated: MDALLIDYRDPLFAILLIAGMVFIIAFASFWWGVYVKSRKSRRLQRFLKRFETHGVKKSLESMPYTPEMTKPLVLLAHAYEKSGEYNNAIEIGLYLLEHIEDEATIYEIMELVGTTYMHAGFLERARTTFLQILKSNPRNKRVLNNLMVVYERLHDFKRAKEVIEPLEALGVDVDDLKIYLQLKTILTDTGLEHEKKIEKVVSLYKKEKKFDRIVFEYLLKSEPGRAWEMVREANIDQLIDIFWYLPASFMDYDKIKQSPKLRAIYGARGDIDPSPPIGWFLIDMLNHLKKTGFNDATLQFAYLCKSCKQQFPLPFERCPRCMALDSVIVEREITKVINETGYNIL